In Gimesia benthica, a single window of DNA contains:
- a CDS encoding STAS domain-containing protein, which translates to MAAGHRRVDIEEVSDVTIAKFIDKKILDEGNIQIIGTQLFGLVDEDGRKKIILDFSNVEYLSSAALGKLITLDKKVKKAKGKLKLCSIRPDIYEVFAITRLNQLFDIAETQEAALEGF; encoded by the coding sequence ATGGCAGCTGGTCACCGTCGTGTTGACATCGAAGAAGTTTCGGATGTCACCATTGCAAAGTTTATAGACAAGAAAATTCTGGATGAAGGCAATATCCAGATCATCGGAACCCAGTTGTTTGGGCTTGTTGATGAAGATGGTCGCAAGAAGATCATTCTTGATTTCTCCAACGTGGAATACCTCTCAAGTGCTGCACTTGGTAAGTTGATCACCTTGGATAAGAAAGTGAAAAAGGCAAAGGGCAAGTTGAAACTCTGTTCAATTCGTCCTGACATTTATGAAGTTTTTGCCATCACCAGATTGAATCAGTTGTTTGATATCGCCGAAACACAGGAGGCGGCGCTCGAAGGTTTCTAA
- a CDS encoding acyltransferase family protein gives MFNEKLESLRGIAALVVAVYHCFLIFAVDQNPTIWDSTFSFSTGTLTDVTGINSFLARMALVVFNGGAAVSVFFVLSGYVLGLSLDRKPRNVITYFAFYVKRVFRIYPTYFVSLTLIVLSIALFHKYVQFPNTSVWFNWWYTEGISLKYALENYFLLDTEINNVAWTLKVELLISLIFPLIYLLNRWFGLMMNLSILLSLICLGYFGPSIPTVQYAFMFYIGLMLPLFLEKQPSRITSPFLGNAQFLFSLTCLLTARVFLIKISTFLPVLIEGLASGCLIWVLLSTEGDTFYNRFLKLNLMRKLGRYSYSFYLYHFIVMYWIAYGLLLIIQPRISAAYPVVLSSVIALVSILISYFLAIVSYEWVELPMIRQGSLISEKLSEVTRGIFARTFIILRRLRKRAGDFSLTIALKRSR, from the coding sequence ATGTTCAATGAAAAACTGGAATCGCTGAGAGGAATCGCAGCTTTGGTGGTAGCCGTCTATCACTGCTTCCTCATTTTCGCGGTTGATCAGAATCCGACAATCTGGGACAGCACTTTTTCTTTCAGTACTGGCACTCTGACTGACGTTACAGGAATCAATTCATTCCTGGCCCGGATGGCCCTCGTCGTCTTCAATGGTGGTGCAGCGGTATCCGTCTTTTTTGTGCTTAGTGGATATGTTCTGGGACTATCCCTGGATCGTAAGCCCAGAAATGTAATCACCTACTTTGCGTTCTACGTTAAACGTGTGTTCCGAATTTACCCTACTTATTTTGTATCTCTGACATTGATTGTTCTATCCATAGCTCTGTTTCACAAATATGTCCAGTTCCCGAATACCTCTGTCTGGTTTAACTGGTGGTACACCGAGGGGATCAGCTTAAAATACGCTTTAGAAAACTATTTCCTACTGGACACGGAGATCAATAATGTTGCCTGGACTCTTAAAGTTGAATTGCTGATCTCACTCATTTTCCCGTTGATCTACCTGCTAAACCGCTGGTTTGGGCTGATGATGAATCTGTCAATTCTCCTGAGCCTGATTTGCCTGGGCTATTTCGGACCTTCCATCCCTACGGTCCAGTACGCTTTTATGTTTTATATTGGGCTGATGCTGCCTTTATTCCTGGAGAAGCAACCATCCAGGATCACCAGCCCGTTTCTTGGAAATGCCCAGTTCCTTTTCAGCCTGACCTGTCTACTGACAGCAAGAGTATTTCTGATCAAGATCAGTACCTTTCTACCAGTTCTGATAGAGGGGTTAGCCTCTGGCTGCCTCATCTGGGTACTGTTGAGCACTGAGGGGGACACATTTTACAATCGGTTCCTGAAACTTAATCTGATGCGAAAACTGGGCAGATACTCTTACTCTTTCTACCTTTATCACTTCATCGTGATGTACTGGATCGCTTACGGCCTGCTGTTAATTATTCAACCCAGGATTTCAGCTGCTTATCCGGTCGTGCTGAGCAGCGTGATAGCCTTGGTCTCAATTCTGATTTCTTATTTTCTGGCGATCGTGTCGTATGAGTGGGTTGAGTTGCCTATGATCCGTCAAGGTAGCCTGATTTCCGAAAAACTATCTGAAGTTACCCGGGGGATCTTTGCCAGAACATTCATCATTTTGCGACGTTTGCGTAAAAGAGCCGGTGATTTCTCATTAACGATCGCCCTCAAACGTTCCCGGTAA
- a CDS encoding M3 family oligoendopeptidase — protein MTDTASYPLTWELDSLYPNPAQPEFTAILQDCKSALETLVERVAQLADAGNPEQDAALWADFLTDYQAATAELSGLFAFLECCCAEDAHNKQYQVLMGRLASIRPLRENIETQLQLTLRELSAETIQQFCEQEPRLQEIRFFLEESKRGATLRLPKEQEILASELAVDGLHAWGRLYDRLSGDLKIQLMEKGELVERSPGQVQFDSPQRSIRENNFYAANKAWDTIADSCADALNHLSGTRLTLYKRLPVTDHLDAPLIYNRMQRSTLDTMWSVISERKQKLVRFLEKKAELLGLPRLCWYDLNAPLPLAGAESAELTYDRACELTVNSFAEFSSDLRDFAERSLRERWIEAENRAGKRQGGFCTTLPLQKQSRIFMTFTNSADSMSTLAHELGHAYHSYVLKDAPFVLSDYPMNLAETASTFAEAVLGEQRLKAAKTRDEELQILDGMLGDSVAFMMNIHTRFLFEDRFHQERASGELTPERFSELMLAAQQEAYMNALDDSGWNPSFWISKLHFYISELPFYNFPYTFGYLLSLGIYALADTFEDQSEFADKYRELLIATGCQLTEDAVAGTFGYDLSQAEFWNKSIDIIDRRVDRFLELADQTD, from the coding sequence ATGACTGATACTGCCTCCTATCCGCTGACCTGGGAACTGGACTCGCTCTATCCCAATCCTGCGCAACCCGAGTTCACCGCGATTCTGCAAGATTGCAAAAGTGCACTGGAAACCCTGGTGGAACGTGTGGCGCAGCTGGCTGATGCCGGGAATCCAGAGCAGGACGCAGCACTGTGGGCCGATTTTCTGACAGACTATCAGGCTGCGACTGCAGAGCTTTCGGGGCTGTTCGCGTTTCTCGAATGCTGTTGTGCCGAGGATGCTCATAACAAACAGTACCAGGTGCTGATGGGGCGGCTGGCCAGTATTCGTCCGCTGCGCGAGAACATCGAAACACAGCTGCAACTGACACTCCGCGAACTTTCCGCGGAAACCATTCAACAGTTCTGCGAACAGGAACCCCGTCTGCAGGAAATTCGTTTCTTCCTGGAAGAGTCTAAGCGGGGTGCGACCCTGCGACTTCCCAAGGAGCAGGAAATTCTGGCTTCCGAACTGGCCGTCGACGGTTTACACGCCTGGGGACGGCTTTACGATCGCCTCTCCGGGGATCTGAAAATCCAGCTCATGGAAAAAGGGGAACTGGTAGAACGGTCTCCGGGACAGGTGCAGTTCGATTCTCCGCAACGTTCAATCCGTGAAAATAACTTCTATGCTGCAAACAAAGCCTGGGACACGATTGCTGATTCCTGCGCCGATGCGTTGAATCACCTTTCGGGCACGCGACTGACGCTCTACAAACGACTGCCAGTCACCGACCACCTGGATGCACCGTTGATTTACAATCGCATGCAGCGGAGCACACTGGATACCATGTGGTCTGTGATCTCCGAGCGGAAACAGAAGCTGGTGCGCTTCCTGGAAAAGAAAGCGGAGCTGCTGGGACTGCCTCGACTCTGCTGGTATGACCTGAATGCACCGTTGCCCCTGGCCGGGGCGGAATCAGCCGAGCTGACCTACGACCGCGCCTGCGAATTGACGGTCAACTCGTTCGCCGAGTTCAGTTCCGATCTGCGAGACTTCGCGGAACGGTCTCTCCGCGAGCGCTGGATCGAAGCGGAAAATCGAGCCGGCAAACGTCAGGGAGGCTTCTGCACAACTCTGCCTCTGCAAAAGCAGTCTCGTATTTTCATGACCTTCACCAACTCAGCTGACAGCATGTCGACGCTGGCGCACGAACTGGGACACGCCTATCATTCCTACGTGCTGAAAGACGCACCGTTCGTATTAAGTGATTACCCGATGAACCTGGCCGAGACAGCGTCTACCTTCGCGGAAGCAGTTTTGGGTGAGCAACGGTTGAAAGCGGCCAAAACCCGCGACGAAGAGCTGCAGATTCTGGATGGCATGCTGGGAGACTCTGTCGCCTTCATGATGAATATCCATACCCGCTTCCTGTTTGAAGACCGTTTTCATCAGGAACGTGCCTCAGGGGAATTGACTCCGGAACGCTTTTCGGAACTCATGCTCGCAGCGCAGCAGGAAGCGTACATGAATGCCCTGGACGACTCCGGCTGGAATCCCAGCTTCTGGATCTCCAAACTGCATTTTTACATCAGCGAATTACCGTTTTATAACTTCCCGTACACGTTTGGTTATCTGCTCTCACTGGGGATCTATGCTCTGGCAGATACGTTCGAGGATCAGAGCGAGTTCGCGGATAAATATCGTGAACTTCTGATTGCTACCGGCTGTCAACTGACTGAAGACGCGGTGGCCGGGACATTTGGTTACGACCTGAGTCAGGCCGAATTCTGGAACAAAAGTATCGATATTATCGATCGCCGCGTGGATCGTTTTCTGGAGCTGGCCGACCAGACTGACTGA
- a CDS encoding oxidoreductase has product MAKYFKYKTPEDVVADSERLGCPIEASDNFKVLYEPIQIGHLPAKSRLGIQPMEGCDGTTDGFPDELTYRRYRRFGAGGASLIWGEATAIGPEARMNPRQLMINDQTAPALEKMLAGCREAHAEVFGSDAGQVIGLQLTHSGRFSFEKPLLATHDQVLDPRTVDKGTGRIVDDSYPLLSDDDLKRIEDQYVAAAKLAQSIGVDFVDIKQCHRYLLSELLAAKNRPGEYGGSLENRTRLVRNVIQRIREECPGLIIATRMNGYDGIPYQGAGDDFIGEPCPHELPLQTAFGTNPDDHLQEDLTEPLEVARLLKEWGISMINISNGNPYANPHIVRPAEFPPTDGYHAPEHPLIGVARHFRIASQIQAAVPDIPVVGSGYSWLQDFAMHAAAANVEQGKISIVGMGRATLSQPEFAKLLQEEGKLKRKTVCRTFSYCTNLMRTKDHPLGQYPTGCPPFDKEVYDPLWKEAKAKLEAKQKAAEE; this is encoded by the coding sequence ATGGCCAAATATTTTAAATATAAGACACCGGAAGATGTTGTTGCCGATTCGGAACGCCTGGGCTGCCCGATCGAAGCCTCAGATAATTTTAAGGTTCTCTATGAACCGATTCAGATCGGCCATCTGCCGGCGAAAAGCCGACTCGGAATTCAGCCGATGGAAGGCTGTGACGGCACCACCGATGGCTTTCCCGATGAACTGACTTACCGTCGCTATCGACGCTTCGGTGCCGGCGGGGCATCGCTCATCTGGGGTGAAGCGACCGCCATCGGTCCAGAAGCCCGCATGAATCCCCGCCAGTTGATGATCAACGATCAGACCGCACCCGCCCTGGAGAAAATGCTGGCCGGATGTCGTGAAGCACATGCAGAAGTCTTTGGTTCGGACGCAGGGCAGGTCATCGGTCTGCAACTGACACACTCCGGTCGCTTCAGCTTCGAAAAACCTCTGCTGGCCACCCACGATCAGGTACTGGATCCACGCACCGTCGATAAAGGGACCGGTAGGATCGTAGACGACAGTTATCCGTTGTTGTCGGACGACGATCTGAAACGCATCGAAGACCAGTACGTAGCCGCCGCGAAGCTGGCACAATCCATCGGCGTCGATTTCGTCGATATCAAACAGTGCCATCGCTACCTGCTCTCAGAACTGCTGGCTGCGAAGAACCGTCCCGGCGAGTATGGGGGATCGCTCGAAAACCGGACCCGCCTGGTTCGTAACGTCATACAACGGATTCGCGAAGAATGTCCCGGGCTCATAATCGCCACCCGCATGAACGGCTACGACGGCATTCCCTATCAGGGCGCGGGAGACGACTTCATCGGTGAACCCTGCCCGCACGAACTGCCGCTGCAGACTGCCTTCGGCACGAACCCCGACGATCACCTTCAGGAAGATCTGACTGAACCACTCGAAGTGGCCCGCCTGCTCAAAGAGTGGGGCATCAGCATGATTAATATTTCCAACGGGAATCCCTACGCCAATCCACATATTGTGCGGCCCGCGGAATTTCCTCCGACCGATGGCTATCACGCTCCCGAACATCCCCTGATCGGTGTGGCCCGGCACTTCCGGATTGCCTCACAGATTCAGGCAGCCGTTCCGGACATTCCGGTGGTGGGCAGTGGTTACAGCTGGTTGCAGGACTTCGCCATGCATGCTGCTGCGGCGAATGTGGAGCAGGGCAAGATTTCGATTGTCGGCATGGGACGAGCCACACTGTCACAACCGGAGTTTGCAAAGCTGCTGCAGGAAGAAGGCAAGCTCAAACGCAAAACCGTCTGCCGGACCTTCTCTTATTGCACCAACCTCATGCGTACGAAGGATCATCCACTGGGACAGTATCCCACAGGATGTCCTCCGTTCGACAAAGAGGTTTACGATCCGCTCTGGAAAGAAGCCAAAGCGAAACTGGAAGCGAAGCAGAAAGCCGCTGAAGAGTAA
- the metW gene encoding methionine biosynthesis protein MetW — MTDKLLMEQIQPGSRVLDLGCGDGRLLARLRDERDASVLGMEIDITQHHGAIARGVPVIQADLDEGLHDIPDLAFDYVVLSQTLQQVLHPKQLLEEMVRVAHQALVVVPNFGNWRIRLQVLKQGRAPVTEVLPYEWYNTPNLHLMSMHDFQDLMRILGIEILKEIPIIKHRAVEKAWLANLRAQQILYVLQRQEQTAEHAPAKPATPLTF; from the coding sequence GTGACTGATAAGCTGCTGATGGAGCAGATTCAGCCGGGCAGTCGTGTGCTGGACCTCGGATGTGGTGATGGGCGGTTGCTGGCTCGACTCCGCGATGAACGCGATGCTTCGGTCCTGGGTATGGAAATCGATATCACGCAGCATCATGGTGCGATTGCTCGGGGTGTACCGGTCATCCAGGCTGACCTCGATGAAGGTCTGCACGACATTCCGGACCTGGCGTTTGACTACGTCGTTTTGAGTCAGACACTGCAACAGGTTCTGCACCCCAAACAGCTGCTGGAAGAAATGGTCCGCGTTGCTCACCAGGCTCTGGTCGTAGTTCCCAATTTCGGAAACTGGCGTATCCGTCTGCAGGTCTTGAAACAGGGGCGGGCTCCGGTGACGGAAGTGCTGCCTTATGAATGGTACAACACCCCTAACCTGCATCTGATGTCGATGCACGACTTTCAGGATCTGATGCGAATCCTGGGAATCGAAATCCTCAAAGAAATTCCGATCATCAAGCATCGCGCGGTGGAAAAAGCCTGGCTGGCCAACTTGCGGGCCCAGCAGATTCTGTACGTGCTCCAGCGTCAGGAACAGACCGCAGAGCACGCCCCGGCCAAACCTGCTACCCCCCTGACCTTCTGA
- a CDS encoding dimethylarginine dimethylaminohydrolase family protein: MKYDSPTILMCPPDYYGIEYEINPWMSRSQQSNLEVARQQWESLYALLQKLNARIELMTPVKGLPDLVFTANAGLIWHNRVFLSLFRHQARQGETPVDQQWFEQAGFETIEMPEEFFFEGAGDALFCGDTLFAGYLIRSDVKALQWVAAEMKCRVIPLQLVDEFYYHLDTCFCPLSKTEAIYYPPAFDSYGQQALEEHIPDLIPVVDEEAQRFACNAVVIGKSVALNTGCPQLEQTLRERGYEPHSTPWMNSSKRGAQPSVSH; this comes from the coding sequence GTGAAATACGACAGCCCGACGATCCTGATGTGTCCCCCTGATTATTACGGGATCGAATACGAGATCAATCCCTGGATGAGCCGCAGTCAGCAGAGCAATCTGGAAGTGGCCCGCCAGCAGTGGGAGTCATTGTACGCACTGCTCCAGAAACTAAACGCCCGGATTGAATTGATGACGCCCGTTAAGGGGCTGCCCGATCTCGTGTTTACTGCGAATGCCGGACTGATCTGGCACAATCGCGTGTTTCTCTCACTGTTTCGGCACCAGGCCCGCCAGGGGGAAACCCCCGTTGATCAACAGTGGTTCGAGCAGGCAGGCTTTGAAACGATCGAGATGCCCGAAGAATTTTTCTTCGAAGGAGCTGGGGACGCTCTGTTCTGTGGCGATACCCTGTTTGCGGGTTACCTGATTCGCAGCGATGTGAAAGCCCTGCAGTGGGTCGCTGCCGAGATGAAGTGTCGGGTGATTCCCCTGCAGCTGGTCGATGAGTTTTACTACCATCTCGATACCTGTTTCTGTCCCTTGAGCAAAACAGAGGCGATTTATTATCCGCCCGCATTCGACAGTTATGGACAGCAGGCCTTAGAGGAGCATATCCCTGATCTGATTCCCGTGGTGGATGAAGAAGCGCAGCGGTTCGCCTGTAACGCGGTCGTGATTGGCAAGTCGGTCGCTTTGAATACGGGCTGCCCGCAGCTCGAACAGACCCTCCGGGAACGCGGTTATGAACCGCACAGCACCCCCTGGATGAATTCATCAAAGCGGGGGGCTCAGCCAAGTGTCTCACATTAA
- a CDS encoding ATP-binding protein → MSSDEYIEVTIPSDTSEGQAVQARIVEGLEVREYPDRDVFAVRLALEEALVNAIKHGNRMSPDKSVDIKCWISDERVRIEIQDEGEGFDRTEVPDPTLLENLERPCGRGIMLMGAFMNLIEYNDQGNKVTLEKIKGVAPEQPESETE, encoded by the coding sequence ATGTCATCGGACGAATACATTGAAGTAACGATTCCCAGCGATACCTCAGAAGGGCAGGCTGTACAGGCCCGCATTGTTGAGGGTCTTGAGGTACGTGAATACCCCGATCGGGATGTATTTGCAGTGCGGCTGGCGTTGGAAGAAGCTCTGGTTAACGCCATCAAACACGGCAACCGGATGTCTCCCGATAAAAGTGTGGATATCAAATGCTGGATCAGCGATGAGCGAGTCCGTATTGAAATCCAGGATGAAGGGGAAGGCTTTGATCGCACTGAAGTCCCCGATCCGACTCTGCTGGAGAACCTCGAACGCCCTTGCGGACGGGGAATCATGCTGATGGGCGCTTTTATGAATCTGATCGAATATAACGATCAGGGGAACAAAGTCACGCTGGAGAAGATCAAAGGGGTGGCTCCCGAGCAGCCCGAATCCGAAACCGAGTGA
- the metX gene encoding homoserine O-acetyltransferase MetX, whose product MATQQELSETRQHSGVGLVQTRLATLFMPPDWLKLAGGGELGPIQVAYETYGTLSPEKDNAIFICHALTGDAHAAGYYEDDDEKAKPGWWDELIGPGRTLDTDKYFVICANVLGGCMGTTGPGSINPETNQPYRLNFPFITVGDIVEVHAALTRQLGIDQLLAVIGGSLGGMQVLEWAARFPDQLRSAICLASAAQLSAQGIAFNAVGRRAIKTDPEFKDGEYERGAGPRYGLALARMIAHITYLSDQSIEMKFGRRLQDHDTFTYEMLPEVEFQVESYLHYQGKRFVERFDANSYLYLTRAMDYFDLVSQHGSLTKALGRTNARFLIASYDSDWLFTTTQSKEIVRALIECGKHVSFIELKSPFGHDSFLIEIEQLQKLITPFLAQAYESRLAEKQS is encoded by the coding sequence ATGGCTACGCAACAGGAACTTTCAGAAACCCGCCAGCATTCAGGAGTCGGTCTGGTTCAGACCCGACTTGCGACGCTGTTTATGCCCCCCGACTGGCTCAAGCTGGCAGGGGGTGGCGAACTGGGTCCGATACAGGTTGCCTATGAAACGTATGGCACCCTGAGTCCTGAAAAAGACAACGCCATTTTCATCTGTCACGCTCTCACAGGCGATGCGCATGCCGCCGGTTATTACGAAGACGATGATGAAAAAGCCAAACCGGGCTGGTGGGACGAACTGATCGGCCCCGGTCGGACCCTGGACACCGATAAGTATTTTGTAATCTGTGCCAACGTCCTGGGTGGCTGCATGGGAACCACAGGGCCCGGAAGTATCAATCCGGAAACCAATCAGCCTTATCGCCTGAACTTCCCCTTCATCACCGTGGGGGATATTGTCGAAGTCCATGCGGCTCTGACCCGACAGCTGGGAATCGACCAGTTACTGGCTGTGATCGGGGGCAGCCTGGGAGGCATGCAGGTACTGGAATGGGCGGCCCGCTTTCCAGATCAGCTGCGGAGTGCGATCTGCCTGGCATCCGCGGCACAGCTCTCCGCCCAGGGAATTGCGTTCAATGCCGTCGGTCGACGGGCCATCAAGACAGACCCCGAATTCAAAGATGGCGAATACGAACGGGGGGCTGGCCCGCGTTACGGTCTGGCCCTGGCCCGCATGATCGCTCATATCACCTACCTGTCAGACCAGTCAATCGAAATGAAATTCGGCCGACGTCTGCAGGACCACGATACATTCACCTACGAAATGCTGCCTGAGGTGGAATTCCAGGTGGAAAGCTACCTGCACTACCAGGGAAAACGGTTCGTCGAGCGCTTCGATGCGAACAGCTATCTCTACCTCACACGGGCCATGGATTATTTCGACCTGGTGTCGCAACACGGATCGCTGACCAAAGCTCTGGGACGGACCAATGCCCGGTTCCTGATCGCCTCGTATGATTCCGACTGGCTGTTTACCACAACACAGAGTAAGGAAATCGTCAGGGCGTTAATCGAATGTGGCAAGCACGTCTCATTTATTGAACTCAAAAGCCCCTTCGGCCATGATTCCTTTTTGATTGAAATCGAACAACTGCAGAAACTGATCACTCCCTTCCTGGCACAAGCCTACGAATCGAGACTGGCGGAGAAACAGAGCTGA